In Rutidosis leptorrhynchoides isolate AG116_Rl617_1_P2 chromosome 2, CSIRO_AGI_Rlap_v1, whole genome shotgun sequence, one genomic interval encodes:
- the LOC139889291 gene encoding amine oxidase [copper-containing] zeta, peroxisomal-like — protein MFYERYITVRTANRTGQLTGYKLVPGSNCLPLAGSEAKFLRRAAFVKHNLWVKPYARGEDFPGGEFPNQNPRVGEDLALWVQQNRSLEETDIVLCLGSLMFLNWRTGLVMPVEHIGFMLQPHWFYNCSPAVDVPPGACEADVKDSNAKDIIAPKSISNGLMPKRRDVKQIGFTAHEQQIY, from the exons ATGTTCTACGAGCGATACATTACAGTGAGAACTGCAAATAGGACGGGGCAGTTGACAGGCTACAAATTGGTACCGGGTTCGAACTGCTTGCCTTTAGCAGGTTCAGAAGCCAAGTTTTTAAGAAGAGCTGCCTTTGTAAAGCATAATCTATGGGTTAAACCTTACGCACGGGGTGAAGATTTTCCAGGTGGAGAGTTTCCTAACCAAAATCCACGTGTTGGTGAAGATCTTGCATTGTGGGTCCAGCAAAATCGATCTCTTGAAGAAACTGATATTGTCCTATG TTTGGGATCACTCATGTTCCTAAATTGGAGGACTGGCCTTGTGATGCCAGTGGAGCACATTGGGTTTATGCTTCAA CCTCACTGGTTTTATAACTGTTCACCGGCTGTGGATGTTCCACCTGGAGCTTGTGAAGCGGACGTGAAAGACAGCAATGCTAAAGATATAATTGCTCCCAAGTCAATTTCAAATGGGTTGATGCCCAAACGCAGG